The following coding sequences are from one Microbacterium wangchenii window:
- the def gene encoding peptide deformylase produces MAVLPIRIMGDPVLHAPADPVTEITDDIRRLVADMFETMDAAPGVGLAAPQVGVGLRLYVYSYADDEGAPWRGVIINPELWMRPLEPGAPDPDDESEGCLSFPGERFPLRRSEEVVVTGTDLDGEAVRIQVSGWRARIMQHEFDHLDGVLYIDRLDDSDWKTTQKIARKRGWGRPGNAWLPGVDDLDA; encoded by the coding sequence GTGGCCGTTCTCCCGATTCGCATCATGGGCGATCCCGTCCTGCACGCTCCCGCCGACCCTGTGACCGAGATCACCGACGACATCCGCCGGCTCGTCGCCGACATGTTCGAGACGATGGATGCCGCGCCCGGCGTGGGCCTCGCCGCGCCGCAGGTGGGTGTGGGACTGCGGCTGTACGTATACAGCTACGCCGACGACGAGGGCGCACCCTGGCGCGGTGTGATCATCAACCCCGAGCTGTGGATGCGTCCGCTCGAACCCGGCGCCCCCGACCCCGACGACGAGTCGGAAGGATGCTTGTCGTTCCCGGGCGAGCGATTCCCCCTCCGCCGTTCGGAAGAGGTCGTGGTCACCGGCACCGACCTCGACGGCGAGGCTGTGCGCATCCAGGTGTCGGGCTGGCGCGCACGGATCATGCAGCACGAATTCGATCACCTCGACGGCGTGCTCTACATCGACCGCCTGGATGACAGCGACTGGAAGACGACGCAGAAGATCGCCCGCAAGCGCGGATGGGGGCGCCCCGGCAACGCGTGGCTCCCGGGCGTGGACGACCTGGACGCCTGA
- a CDS encoding HAD family hydrolase, whose protein sequence is MEASDRSTPLAVLFDIDGTLVDSNYLHVDAWSRAFAEAGTPVDTWRIHRAIGMDSGKLLDELLGDAADSAGPVAKKAHARLYAGMSERLRVFAGARELLQVLADRGHTIVLATSAPPEELEMLLEVLDMGDTLDVVTSAQDAETAKPDPDILTVAVERAGVSPDRAVMVGDAVWDVQAAARAGVPCVGVLSGGTGRDELRAAGAVAVYDDVAGLLRELDASPLRSAPE, encoded by the coding sequence ATGGAAGCATCCGATCGTTCGACGCCCCTGGCCGTGCTGTTCGACATCGACGGGACTCTCGTGGATTCGAACTACCTCCACGTGGATGCGTGGTCCCGCGCGTTCGCCGAGGCGGGCACCCCTGTCGACACATGGCGGATCCACCGCGCCATCGGGATGGACTCCGGCAAGCTGCTGGACGAGCTCCTCGGCGACGCCGCCGACTCGGCCGGACCGGTCGCGAAGAAGGCGCACGCGCGGTTGTACGCGGGCATGTCCGAGCGCCTGCGCGTTTTCGCCGGCGCACGGGAGCTTCTGCAGGTCCTCGCCGATCGCGGGCACACCATCGTCCTGGCGACCTCCGCCCCGCCGGAGGAGCTCGAGATGCTGCTGGAGGTGCTCGACATGGGCGACACGCTGGACGTCGTCACCTCGGCTCAGGATGCCGAGACCGCGAAGCCCGATCCCGACATCCTCACCGTCGCCGTCGAGCGCGCGGGCGTGAGCCCCGACCGCGCCGTCATGGTCGGTGACGCGGTGTGGGATGTGCAGGCAGCGGCGCGCGCCGGCGTCCCGTGCGTCGGCGTGCTCAGCGGTGGGACCGGGCGGGACGAGCTCCGCGCGGCCGGCGCGGTCGCCGTGTACGACGACGTCGCGGGCCTGCTGCGCGAACTGGATGCCAGCCCGCTCCGCAGCGCCCCGGAATAA
- a CDS encoding ATP-binding cassette domain-containing protein → MRRLTEADIAVRADDLSVARGGARVVEGVSITLPRRGVLAVMGPTGAGKSTLAAFLAGRTEDGLSAAGGSATVEGIDARHPGRARRQLTYVVGYMPQRAGADLPSRLTVSEVIAEPITSRDRRVNGRALAVRVATLLDEMQLPLGAAAKYPYELSAGMRQRVALARALVLEPRLLVADDPYANLDIEVRTAARDAILRRRDDHGMAALMVTNDADAARELDADVLVLRGGHPVAYGHGADALLWTPDGTDAQRAAVR, encoded by the coding sequence GTGCGTCGCCTCACCGAAGCGGATATCGCCGTCCGCGCCGACGATCTGTCCGTCGCTCGTGGTGGCGCACGCGTGGTCGAGGGGGTGTCGATCACTCTGCCCCGCAGAGGCGTACTCGCCGTCATGGGCCCCACCGGTGCCGGCAAGTCGACGCTCGCGGCCTTCCTCGCTGGTCGCACCGAAGACGGCCTGAGCGCCGCGGGCGGCTCAGCCACCGTCGAGGGCATCGACGCGCGCCATCCCGGCCGCGCACGCCGTCAGCTCACGTATGTGGTGGGCTACATGCCGCAGCGCGCCGGCGCCGATCTGCCCTCGCGGCTGACCGTGTCGGAGGTGATCGCCGAGCCGATCACGAGTCGCGACCGACGCGTCAACGGGCGTGCGCTTGCCGTGCGCGTGGCGACGCTCCTGGACGAGATGCAGCTGCCCCTGGGCGCCGCGGCGAAGTACCCGTACGAGTTGAGCGCCGGCATGCGCCAGCGTGTCGCTCTGGCGCGTGCCCTCGTGCTCGAGCCGCGGCTGCTGGTCGCCGACGACCCCTACGCGAACCTCGACATCGAGGTGCGCACGGCGGCGCGGGACGCGATTCTCCGCCGCCGCGACGATCACGGGATGGCCGCGCTGATGGTCACCAACGATGCGGATGCGGCGCGCGAACTGGACGCCGACGTGCTGGTGCTGCGCGGCGGGCACCCCGTCGCGTACGGGCACGGGGCCGACGCGCTCCTGTGGACCCCCGACGGCACCGACGCGCAACGCGCGGCGGTGCGCTGA
- the dnaG gene encoding DNA primase: MAGRIRQSDIDEVKARTNIADIVGERVALKAAGVGSLKGLCPFHDERSPSFHVRPQVGYYHCFGCGESGDVYSFLRAMDHVSFTEAVERLAARVGYTLHYEDGGAAPETSGRSRLYAANAAAAEFYRARLSDPDAEAGRRFLGERGFDAGAAAHFGVGYAPKGWSALTDHLLAQKFTREEITQAGLVSQGQRGVYDRFRGRLVWPIRDVTGQVIGFGARKLYDDDPGPKYLNTPETPIYRKAQVLYGLDVAKREISRAHRVVVVEGYTDVMACHLAGVTTAVATCGTAFGTDHITVLRRVMGDDSASGEVVFTFDPDAAGQKAALRAFGEEKRFAAQTYVAVAPGGLDPCDLRLERGDGAVRALLDTKAPMFEFVIDQRLAGFDLATVEGRAGALRAAAPIVAEIRDPSLRPGYTRVLARRLGLDLPEVASAVERAARAAARTGSAEPAPAQRAAAAGDEQPVQVRVSIASLPRDRDTALERDALMSFLQYGHRVDPVMLSRALAVTFRSPALEVVRAAIAAGADVTRPGWAADVVGSVREPFRSLAAELLTADFPARDENHAVASANDLARRLVVRSLEREKTDLLGAIQRVPADSEEGRGFRIRLRDLDRERQRLIEAE, encoded by the coding sequence ATGGCCGGCCGCATCCGTCAGAGCGACATCGACGAGGTCAAGGCCCGCACGAACATCGCCGACATCGTGGGGGAGCGGGTCGCGCTGAAGGCCGCGGGCGTCGGGTCGCTCAAGGGACTGTGCCCGTTCCATGACGAGCGCAGCCCGAGCTTCCACGTGCGCCCGCAGGTCGGCTACTACCACTGCTTCGGATGCGGCGAGTCCGGCGACGTGTACTCGTTCCTGCGCGCGATGGACCACGTCTCGTTCACGGAGGCGGTCGAGCGACTGGCGGCACGGGTCGGCTACACACTGCACTACGAGGACGGCGGAGCCGCGCCCGAGACGAGCGGACGGTCGCGCCTGTACGCCGCCAACGCCGCCGCGGCGGAGTTCTACCGTGCGCGGCTGTCCGACCCCGACGCGGAGGCGGGCCGTCGCTTCCTCGGTGAGCGCGGTTTCGATGCCGGTGCCGCCGCGCACTTCGGTGTCGGATACGCGCCGAAGGGATGGTCTGCGCTGACCGATCACCTGCTGGCGCAGAAGTTCACGCGCGAGGAGATCACCCAGGCCGGGCTGGTGTCGCAGGGGCAGCGTGGCGTGTACGACCGGTTCCGTGGGCGCCTGGTGTGGCCGATCCGCGACGTCACCGGTCAGGTCATCGGGTTCGGCGCACGCAAGCTCTACGACGACGATCCCGGCCCGAAATACCTCAACACCCCTGAGACGCCGATCTACCGGAAGGCGCAGGTGCTCTACGGCCTCGACGTCGCCAAGCGGGAGATCTCCCGCGCCCACCGGGTGGTCGTGGTCGAGGGGTACACCGACGTCATGGCCTGTCATCTGGCGGGTGTCACGACCGCGGTGGCCACGTGCGGGACGGCGTTCGGCACCGACCACATCACGGTGCTCCGACGCGTCATGGGCGACGACTCGGCGTCGGGGGAGGTGGTTTTCACGTTCGATCCGGATGCGGCGGGCCAGAAGGCCGCGCTCCGGGCCTTCGGCGAGGAGAAGAGGTTCGCGGCCCAGACGTACGTCGCCGTCGCGCCGGGTGGCCTGGACCCGTGCGACCTGCGGCTCGAGCGCGGGGACGGCGCGGTGCGGGCGCTGCTGGACACGAAGGCCCCGATGTTCGAGTTCGTCATCGACCAGCGCCTGGCCGGTTTCGACCTCGCCACGGTGGAAGGCCGCGCGGGAGCCCTCCGCGCCGCGGCCCCGATCGTGGCGGAGATCCGCGACCCGTCGCTACGGCCGGGGTACACGCGCGTGCTGGCGCGCCGGCTCGGACTGGATCTGCCGGAGGTCGCCTCCGCCGTCGAGCGGGCCGCACGCGCGGCGGCGCGCACGGGGAGCGCCGAGCCCGCGCCCGCGCAGCGCGCGGCCGCTGCCGGGGACGAGCAGCCGGTGCAGGTGCGCGTGTCGATCGCCTCGCTGCCGCGGGACCGCGACACGGCGCTCGAGCGCGATGCCCTGATGTCGTTCCTGCAGTACGGACACCGGGTGGACCCCGTCATGCTGTCGCGCGCTCTGGCGGTGACGTTCCGTTCGCCCGCGCTGGAGGTGGTGCGTGCCGCCATCGCCGCGGGTGCCGATGTGACGCGGCCGGGATGGGCCGCCGACGTCGTGGGGTCTGTGCGGGAGCCGTTCCGCTCTCTCGCGGCTGAGCTCCTCACCGCCGACTTCCCGGCGCGCGACGAGAACCACGCCGTGGCGTCTGCGAACGACCTCGCGCGCCGCTTGGTCGTACGATCTCTCGAACGCGAGAAGACCGACCTCTTGGGTGCCATCCAGCGCGTGCCCGCCGACTCCGAGGAGGGCAGGGGTTTCCGCATCCGGCTGCGCGATCTCGACCGCGAGCGGCAGCGCCTGATCGAAGCCGAGTAG
- a CDS encoding deoxyguanosinetriphosphate triphosphohydrolase: MAVDLVTGGSARPAGYGDPDADRFQPEEHRSRRDDFARDRARVLHSAALRRLAAKTQVLSPASPADFARNRLTHSLEVAQVGRELATALQLSPDVVDTACLSHDLGHPPFGHNGERALNEWAEDIGGFEGNAQTLRILTRLEPKVIDAEGRSHGLNLTRASLDATCKYPWTVDHPVPDPGGRLKFGVYPEDEPVFRWMREGAPGRVRCIEAEVMDLSDDIAYSVHDFEDAITNRYLDPSRLSDTAEHGALLSAIQTWVGYDFARDELEDALFRLMRLPEWIDGFDGTRPALARLKNLTSDLIGRFARAATTATREAYPVETLTRYRAHVVVPRVIEAEMAVLKGIIGATVVSIEGRRELYKEQRRVLKRLATALWEAPEALDPLHAADFGAAAEDAQRRRVVVDQVASLTDQLALAWHSRLVGEVDAASIGIWAPGAARSGGAGR, encoded by the coding sequence GTGGCGGTTGACCTCGTCACCGGCGGGTCTGCCCGCCCCGCCGGTTACGGCGACCCCGACGCCGACCGCTTCCAGCCGGAGGAGCACCGATCCCGTCGCGACGACTTCGCGCGTGATCGCGCCCGGGTGCTGCACTCCGCGGCGCTGCGACGCCTCGCCGCCAAGACGCAGGTGCTCAGCCCCGCCAGCCCCGCCGACTTCGCCCGCAACCGCCTGACGCACTCGCTCGAGGTCGCGCAGGTGGGTCGCGAACTGGCCACGGCGCTGCAGCTTTCGCCCGACGTGGTCGACACGGCATGCCTCAGTCACGACCTCGGCCACCCGCCGTTCGGTCACAACGGCGAGCGAGCGCTCAACGAGTGGGCCGAGGACATCGGCGGCTTCGAGGGGAACGCGCAGACCCTCCGCATCCTGACCCGTCTCGAGCCGAAGGTGATCGACGCCGAGGGACGCAGTCACGGACTGAACCTCACTCGGGCGAGCCTGGATGCGACGTGCAAGTACCCGTGGACGGTGGATCATCCCGTGCCCGATCCGGGCGGCCGGCTGAAGTTCGGGGTGTACCCCGAGGACGAGCCGGTGTTCCGGTGGATGCGGGAGGGTGCGCCGGGCCGGGTGCGCTGCATCGAGGCGGAGGTGATGGACCTCTCCGACGACATCGCCTACTCGGTGCACGATTTCGAAGACGCCATCACGAACCGCTACCTCGATCCGTCCCGCCTGTCCGACACGGCCGAGCACGGCGCCCTGCTCTCGGCGATCCAGACGTGGGTGGGCTACGACTTCGCCCGCGACGAGTTGGAGGACGCCCTGTTTCGGCTTATGCGGCTTCCCGAGTGGATCGACGGCTTCGACGGTACGCGCCCCGCGCTGGCGCGACTGAAGAACCTCACGAGCGATCTGATCGGGCGATTCGCGCGGGCGGCGACGACCGCGACGCGCGAGGCCTATCCGGTCGAGACGCTCACGCGCTACCGTGCCCACGTGGTGGTGCCGCGCGTGATCGAGGCCGAGATGGCCGTGCTCAAGGGCATCATCGGCGCCACCGTCGTCTCGATCGAGGGGCGCCGGGAGCTCTACAAGGAGCAGCGCCGCGTGCTCAAGCGGCTGGCCACCGCGCTGTGGGAGGCGCCGGAGGCGCTGGACCCGCTGCATGCGGCGGACTTCGGTGCGGCGGCGGAGGACGCGCAGCGCAGACGCGTCGTGGTCGACCAGGTCGCCAGCCTCACCGATCAGCTCGCGCTGGCGTGGCACAGCAGGCTCGTGGGCGAGGTGGATGCTGCCTCCATCGGCATCTGGGCTCCGGGGGCGGCCCGCTCGGGCGGGGCCGGACGCTGA
- the dusB gene encoding tRNA dihydrouridine synthase DusB: MTVTTALAPTRPLRIGPHVLDAPVVLAPMAGITNTAFRRLCREYGAGLYVSEMITTRALVERNATTMRLIRHHESETPRSIQLYGVDPATVEAAVRILVEEDRADHIDLNFGCPVPKVTRKGGGAALPWKTSLFRDIVTRAVCAGGDVPVTVKMRKGIDDDHLTFLEAGRIAEDAGVAAVALHARTASQFYSGVADWPAIAALKDAVTSIPVLGNGDIWSAEDAVRMMAETGCDGVVVGRGCLGRPWLFGDLARALGSATAAAGAPVDATLGFVARAFRRHAELLVEFLEDEARGCRDIRKHVAWYFKGYPVGGDVRAALATVSTLAEIDELLSGLELDAPYPGAAAEGQRGRAGSPKRAALPDGWLLSRELGDAASRDLAEAELDSSGG, translated from the coding sequence ATGACGGTGACCACCGCCCTCGCCCCGACGCGCCCCCTGCGCATCGGCCCCCACGTGCTCGACGCGCCCGTCGTGCTCGCGCCGATGGCCGGCATCACCAACACGGCGTTCCGCCGGCTGTGTCGCGAGTACGGCGCAGGTCTCTACGTGAGCGAGATGATCACGACGCGGGCCCTCGTGGAGCGCAACGCGACCACGATGCGCCTCATCCGCCATCACGAGTCCGAGACGCCGCGCTCGATCCAGCTCTACGGCGTCGACCCCGCCACGGTCGAGGCGGCCGTGCGCATCCTGGTGGAAGAGGACCGCGCCGATCACATCGACTTGAACTTCGGATGCCCCGTGCCCAAGGTCACCCGCAAGGGCGGGGGAGCGGCGCTGCCGTGGAAGACGTCGCTGTTCCGCGACATCGTGACGCGTGCCGTGTGTGCCGGCGGGGACGTCCCCGTGACCGTGAAGATGCGCAAGGGGATCGACGACGATCACCTCACGTTCCTGGAGGCCGGCCGCATCGCCGAGGACGCCGGCGTCGCCGCCGTCGCCCTGCACGCCCGAACGGCGTCGCAGTTCTATTCCGGCGTCGCGGATTGGCCGGCGATCGCGGCGCTGAAGGACGCGGTGACGAGCATCCCCGTGCTGGGCAACGGAGACATCTGGTCGGCCGAGGATGCGGTGCGCATGATGGCGGAGACCGGATGCGACGGCGTCGTCGTGGGGCGCGGCTGCCTCGGCCGCCCGTGGCTGTTCGGCGATCTCGCCCGCGCGCTGGGCTCTGCCACCGCTGCGGCCGGTGCGCCGGTGGATGCCACTCTCGGTTTCGTCGCGCGCGCGTTCCGTCGCCACGCCGAGCTGCTCGTGGAATTCCTGGAGGACGAAGCCCGCGGGTGCCGCGACATCCGCAAGCACGTCGCGTGGTACTTCAAGGGCTACCCGGTGGGCGGCGATGTGCGCGCCGCGCTGGCCACGGTGTCGACCCTCGCGGAGATCGACGAGCTGCTGTCCGGCCTCGAACTCGATGCGCCCTACCCCGGTGCGGCCGCCGAGGGCCAGCGCGGTCGCGCCGGCAGCCCCAAGCGCGCCGCGCTCCCGGACGGGTGGCTGCTCTCCCGCGAACTGGGTGACGCCGCCTCCCGTGACCTGGCCGAAGCGGAGCTGGATTCCAGTGGCGGTTGA
- a CDS encoding glutathione peroxidase — translation MTTESTDLRSIPFRTAEGSTATLGDYGDGVVMVVNVASKCGLAPQYEKLEQLQRTYGDRGLTVLGFPCNQFLGQEPGSVEEILEYCSTTWGVTFPIMDKVRVNGSAAAPVYKALKSAPDLDGKHGPVLWNFEKFVITPSGGVHRFRSQVAPDDEAIVSVIEDALPR, via the coding sequence ATGACGACGGAGTCCACAGATCTGCGCAGCATCCCCTTCCGCACTGCCGAGGGGAGCACCGCCACGCTGGGCGACTACGGCGACGGTGTCGTGATGGTCGTGAACGTCGCCTCCAAGTGCGGGCTGGCTCCCCAGTACGAGAAGCTCGAGCAGCTTCAGCGCACCTACGGCGACCGCGGACTGACGGTGCTCGGCTTCCCCTGCAACCAGTTCCTGGGCCAGGAGCCGGGTTCGGTGGAGGAGATCCTGGAGTACTGCTCCACGACGTGGGGCGTGACCTTCCCGATCATGGACAAGGTCCGCGTCAACGGATCGGCGGCCGCGCCGGTCTACAAGGCGCTCAAGAGCGCGCCCGACCTGGACGGCAAGCATGGTCCCGTCCTGTGGAACTTCGAGAAGTTCGTGATCACGCCCTCCGGCGGTGTGCACCGGTTCCGCTCGCAGGTCGCCCCCGATGACGAGGCGATCGTCTCCGTCATCGAGGACGCGCTCCCGCGCTGA
- a CDS encoding DsbA family oxidoreductase gives MSEAIKIDVWSDIACPWCYIGKRNLERGLAEVAADADAPRVEVEYHSFELSPDTPVDFEGSQVDYLPRHKGISREQAGQMLERVTGVAAEAGLAYRFDLLQHTNTVKAHELLHFAKAHGRQLEMVERLMSAYFIEGRHLGRTDELVSLAADVGLPADEARAALESQRHLGDVRADQEQAVAYGINGVPFFVIDGQYGVSGAQPPEAFAQITRQLWAERAGQPANAAAG, from the coding sequence GTGAGTGAAGCGATCAAGATCGACGTATGGAGTGACATCGCCTGCCCGTGGTGCTACATCGGCAAGCGGAACCTGGAGCGCGGCCTCGCGGAGGTGGCGGCCGACGCCGACGCCCCGCGTGTGGAGGTGGAGTACCACTCGTTCGAGCTGTCTCCGGATACTCCGGTCGACTTCGAGGGAAGCCAGGTCGATTACCTCCCCCGGCACAAGGGAATCTCCCGCGAGCAGGCCGGCCAGATGCTGGAGCGGGTCACCGGTGTCGCCGCCGAAGCCGGGCTCGCGTACCGGTTCGATCTGCTCCAGCACACCAACACAGTGAAGGCCCACGAACTCCTGCACTTCGCCAAGGCGCACGGCCGCCAGCTGGAGATGGTCGAGCGGCTGATGTCCGCGTACTTCATCGAAGGACGCCATCTCGGCCGCACCGACGAGCTGGTGTCGCTCGCAGCCGACGTCGGCCTCCCCGCCGACGAGGCGCGCGCGGCGCTGGAGTCGCAGCGCCACCTCGGCGATGTGCGGGCCGATCAGGAGCAGGCGGTCGCCTATGGCATCAACGGCGTGCCGTTCTTCGTGATCGACGGTCAGTACGGTGTCAGCGGCGCACAGCCCCCCGAGGCTTTCGCCCAGATCACGCGTCAGCTGTGGGCGGAGCGCGCCGGGCAGCCGGCGAACGCTGCGGCGGGGTGA
- a CDS encoding isoprenyl transferase, producing MAPKPYTHRDAVPFRPVDWTGEYPPSYPRGTVPGHVAIVMDGNGRWANRRSLTRVEGHRAGEAALLDVVAGAIQAGVKHLSVYAFSTENWKRSPDEVRFLMGFNRDVLHRRRDQLNEWGVRVRWAGRKPRLWGSVIKELQFAEQLTAGNDVLTLTMCVNYGGRVELVDAMRRMGEEIAAGRLKPSAITERMVARHLYQPDMPDVDLFVRSSGEQRTSNFLLWESAYAELVFLDTLWPDFRRTHLWEAIDLYLDRDRRFGSAVDSPGGI from the coding sequence ATGGCACCCAAGCCGTACACGCATCGCGACGCGGTGCCCTTCCGGCCCGTGGACTGGACGGGCGAGTACCCGCCGTCGTACCCGCGGGGCACGGTGCCCGGGCATGTGGCGATCGTCATGGACGGCAACGGCCGCTGGGCGAACCGCCGCAGCCTCACCCGCGTCGAGGGTCACCGGGCGGGGGAGGCGGCGCTGCTGGACGTCGTGGCAGGCGCCATCCAGGCGGGTGTGAAGCACCTGTCGGTCTACGCGTTCTCGACCGAGAACTGGAAGCGCTCGCCCGACGAGGTCCGCTTCCTGATGGGGTTCAACCGCGACGTGCTCCACCGCCGGCGCGACCAGCTCAACGAGTGGGGCGTGCGCGTGCGGTGGGCAGGCCGCAAGCCCCGGCTGTGGGGATCGGTCATCAAGGAGCTGCAGTTCGCCGAGCAGCTCACGGCCGGCAACGACGTTCTCACGCTCACGATGTGCGTCAACTACGGCGGGCGCGTCGAGCTCGTCGATGCGATGCGGCGGATGGGGGAGGAGATCGCCGCGGGACGGTTGAAGCCATCCGCCATCACCGAGCGGATGGTCGCGCGTCACCTGTACCAGCCCGACATGCCCGACGTCGATCTGTTCGTGCGCTCCAGCGGTGAGCAGCGCACGTCGAACTTCCTGCTGTGGGAGTCCGCGTACGCGGAGCTCGTCTTCCTGGACACGCTGTGGCCCGACTTCCGGCGCACCCACCTGTGGGAGGCGATCGACCTGTACCTGGACCGCGACCGGCGCTTCGGTTCCGCCGTGGATTCTCCGGGCGGCATCTGA
- the recO gene encoding DNA repair protein RecO → MPTYRDEVVVLRTHKLGEADRIVTMLGRRHGKIRAVAKGVRRTSSRFGSRLEPFMVADVMLYKGRSLDVVQQAESLGSYGADIAVHYDRYTSANAMVETADRLNEAEATPQQYLLLVGGLRALARGEHASRSVLDSYLLRAMALSGWAPGLDECARCAAPGQHESFVAQLGGMVCAACAPVGSARVAAPTASLLRSLLRGDWQQVDEAAPAATSAASGLIAAYAQWHLERGIRSLAHVEAG, encoded by the coding sequence GTGCCCACCTACCGCGACGAGGTCGTGGTCCTGCGGACCCACAAGCTGGGCGAAGCGGACCGCATCGTGACGATGCTCGGCCGCCGGCACGGGAAGATCCGCGCGGTGGCCAAGGGCGTGCGCCGCACGTCGTCCCGGTTCGGATCACGCCTGGAGCCCTTCATGGTGGCCGACGTGATGCTGTACAAGGGCCGCTCACTCGACGTCGTGCAGCAGGCGGAGTCCCTCGGGTCGTACGGCGCCGACATCGCCGTGCACTATGACCGGTACACCTCCGCCAACGCCATGGTGGAGACCGCCGACCGCCTGAACGAGGCCGAGGCCACTCCGCAGCAGTATCTCCTCCTGGTGGGCGGTCTGCGCGCACTCGCCCGCGGAGAGCACGCGTCGCGCAGCGTGCTGGACTCGTACCTCCTGCGGGCCATGGCGCTGTCCGGCTGGGCGCCGGGGCTGGACGAATGCGCCCGGTGCGCCGCCCCCGGCCAGCACGAGTCATTCGTCGCGCAACTGGGGGGGATGGTGTGCGCCGCGTGCGCACCGGTGGGTTCGGCGCGCGTGGCGGCCCCGACGGCGTCGCTGCTGCGCTCGCTCCTGCGCGGCGACTGGCAGCAGGTGGATGAGGCCGCACCGGCGGCGACCAGCGCAGCCTCCGGACTCATCGCGGCGTACGCGCAGTGGCATCTGGAGCGGGGCATCCGCTCGCTGGCCCACGTGGAAGCCGGATGA
- a CDS encoding trimeric intracellular cation channel family protein, translated as MTSQMLIIPLWADLLAVGLGGVQGALFASGFRGQQRLDLLGVAIIGIMIGMGGGLIRDLLLGVVPATLQSNWYLLTASGAALVGMLLAGIFQRLNAAIIALDALVIGLFGAFGTSKALALGLPPVPAVFVGVCSAVGGGVLRDMMMGLPVAIMHVGSLYAVAAGAGCAVLASADALGAPLEYAAVAGIIVTTVIRILAVIFDVSLPEQRMLHRRKVAVETSAIPVVRRHDAD; from the coding sequence ATGACGTCGCAGATGCTCATCATCCCGCTGTGGGCCGACCTCCTCGCCGTGGGCCTGGGCGGCGTGCAGGGGGCGCTGTTCGCTTCAGGCTTCCGCGGTCAGCAGCGGCTGGACCTGCTGGGGGTGGCGATCATCGGCATCATGATCGGGATGGGCGGCGGCCTCATCCGCGATCTGCTGCTGGGAGTGGTTCCGGCGACGCTGCAGAGCAACTGGTATCTGCTCACCGCCTCCGGCGCCGCCCTGGTGGGGATGCTGCTGGCCGGGATCTTCCAGCGGCTGAACGCCGCCATCATCGCGCTGGACGCGCTCGTGATCGGCCTGTTCGGCGCGTTCGGGACGAGCAAGGCGCTCGCCCTCGGCCTCCCGCCGGTGCCCGCTGTCTTCGTCGGCGTGTGCTCGGCGGTGGGCGGCGGAGTGCTGCGGGACATGATGATGGGCCTGCCGGTGGCCATCATGCACGTCGGATCGCTGTACGCCGTGGCCGCCGGCGCGGGCTGCGCCGTCCTGGCCAGCGCCGACGCCCTCGGCGCGCCGCTGGAGTACGCGGCGGTCGCGGGCATCATCGTGACGACGGTGATCCGCATCCTCGCGGTGATCTTCGACGTGTCGCTGCCCGAGCAGCGCATGCTGCATCGGCGCAAGGTCGCCGTGGAGACCTCGGCGATCCCGGTCGTGCGCCGGCACGACGCCGACTGA